Proteins encoded within one genomic window of Bacillus sp. F19:
- a CDS encoding S8 family peptidase: MKKWKALSILFAFVLFLSMFFSSQSAEAISVKKDYLIGIKASVKDFKVKANLISGAGGKVKHQYKYMNVVHASLPDQAAAALQKNPNVTFIEEDFEAKATSQTVPYGIPQIKADAVQSSGVKGSGVKVAVLDTGIDASHEDLNVAGGASFIAAEPNPFIDGDSHGTHVAGTVAALNNSTGVLGVAPDVTLYAVKVLDSSGSGTYSGIAQGIEWAVDNGMDVINMSLGGSQGSAALQQAVDQAYNKGVVVVAAAGNSGSKGKRNTIGYPAKYSSVIAVGAVDSSNNRASFSSVGSELEVMAPGVNTLSTVPGNRYASFNGTSMASPHVAGAAALILSKYPSMSNIEVRNRLKNTAVPLGDPFYYGAGVINVQAAIQ, translated from the coding sequence ATGAAAAAGTGGAAGGCTCTGAGTATTTTATTTGCTTTTGTCCTGTTTTTGTCCATGTTTTTTTCCTCACAGTCTGCTGAGGCTATTTCAGTAAAGAAAGATTATTTAATCGGAATTAAAGCATCTGTCAAAGATTTTAAAGTAAAAGCGAATCTAATTTCGGGTGCCGGCGGTAAGGTCAAGCATCAATATAAATATATGAACGTTGTCCACGCCTCTCTGCCGGATCAGGCAGCAGCGGCTCTTCAAAAAAATCCGAATGTCACATTTATTGAAGAAGATTTCGAAGCGAAAGCCACCAGCCAGACCGTTCCATACGGTATTCCTCAAATTAAAGCAGATGCTGTTCAATCTTCAGGAGTTAAAGGGAGCGGTGTAAAAGTTGCTGTACTTGATACAGGAATTGACGCCTCTCATGAAGATTTGAATGTGGCAGGAGGCGCAAGCTTCATTGCGGCTGAACCGAATCCATTCATAGATGGTGACAGCCATGGAACGCACGTAGCCGGGACTGTTGCTGCATTGAATAATTCAACCGGTGTTCTTGGCGTTGCCCCGGATGTCACTCTTTATGCTGTAAAAGTACTTGATTCCTCCGGAAGCGGCACCTATAGCGGAATTGCTCAAGGCATTGAGTGGGCTGTTGACAATGGGATGGATGTTATTAATATGAGTCTTGGCGGCAGCCAGGGTTCAGCCGCCCTTCAGCAGGCTGTCGATCAAGCTTATAATAAAGGCGTTGTTGTTGTAGCAGCTGCAGGCAACAGCGGGTCAAAAGGCAAACGGAACACAATCGGCTATCCGGCCAAATACAGTTCTGTTATTGCAGTAGGTGCAGTTGATTCCTCGAACAATCGGGCATCTTTTTCAAGTGTCGGCTCAGAGCTTGAAGTCATGGCTCCGGGTGTCAACACATTGAGCACCGTTCCGGGCAATAGATACGCTTCTTTTAATGGTACTTCCATGGCATCGCCGCACGTAGCGGGTGCAGCCGCTTTAATTCTTTCTAAATATCCGAGCATGTCGAATATCGAAGTGAGAAACCGCTTAAAAAATACAGCTGTTCCACTTGGAGATCCATTTTATTATGGAGCCGGAGTCATCAATGTTCAGGCTGCCATTCAATAA